The window GCTGTCTACGATGGTCTCAATGCGGCAATGGAAGAAGACCCGGTTGGAGACCAATTGCTGAAACAATTGATTGAACACTTGAGCGAGGCTTTAGGGACAGAAATACAGGGTAAGCAGACCTTACAAAAAATTCAGGTTTTATTGACGGATTTATTGGAGGAAGTCAAGATTAATTACGTCGAACGCTTGTCTGAAGAAGACTTTGAAGAAATCTTAGAACAAACCAGAGCCATCCGTCACATTGCTCAGCAGTAGCGCGAGTCCCTGTGGGCAGACTAGAACAACCCGTCAAAAATCAAACTCTCAATCCCTAATCGCCCGTCACAGCTAAGGCAGATTGCGCTACACTCGAACATAGCAGGAAGTCTTTGCGATTTGCTGCGGGGCTTCTTGTTGGAAGAAATTTTACCTGGAAGTGGGGTTGACCCACTTTTTTTGTTGTTGGAGTGCTTCAATGACTCATCCCCTAATTCCCCAACTCATCGATTTGGCGACGCCAGTAGCCGAAAATCTGGGATTGGAAGTCGTCGGGGCTGTTTTTCACACGAACAGACGCCCCCCTGTACTGCGTGTGGATATCCGTAACTGCGCTGATGATACCAGTTTGGATGACTGCGAACGGATGAGTCGGGCACTGGAAGAGCAGCTAGATGCTTTAGATCTCATTCCAGACTCCTATGTTTTGGAAATTTCCAGTCCTGGGATCTCCCGTGAACTCACGACAGACCGAGAGTTCATTTCTTTCAAAGGGTTCTCTGTCATTGTCAAGACATCTGAACCTTTTGAAGGTCACACCGAGTGGCGCGGAAAGTTAATTCGCCGGGATGACACCGGAGTTTACCTGAACCAGAAAGGTCGTGCGCTTGCCATTCCCCGTCCACTGATTATCAGGGTGCAGTTGGAAGAAAAGGTTTGAATCCGGGTTGAAGCTAGAAGGTGGTAGACGCTTAGAGGCTTCTGCACTCCTTTGAGTCTAGTCGCTTCTCTAGGAGACGCTCATTGCCGTTTCTGTTTGGACAAAGCTGGCTGGGCAAGAGTCAGCACCATCGGCTCTTTCCCTGAGCAAACGAGACTCCTTAGCCTCTTCGAGAGTAGCGTCGGTTAAAACATTCAACCGGCTCACCTTCGACCCGGAGACAAACCTGTCAACTTTTATTTATTCATCATTCATTACGGAGATTTGCTTATGTCAATCGTTGCCTTACCGGGCCTGAAGAAGATGATTGAAGAAATCAGTCAAAGTCACAATCTACCGAAATCTGCCGTTCAACAAGCGCTACGGGAAGCTCTCTTAAAAGGATATGAGCGTTATCGTCGCGCTCAACGTCTTGATCGGTACCATTTTGAAGAAGAGTACTTCAACAACTTTGAAGTTGATCTAGATATTGACGAAGAAGGTTTTCGCGTCTTATCGACCAAAACGATTGTTGAAGAAGTCAGTAACAGTGATCATCAAATTTCACTGCAAGAAGTTCAGGAAGTAGCCTCGGAAGCTCAACTTGGGGATTCGGTTGTTTTAGATGTGACTCCAGATCAAAGCGAATTTGGGCGGATGGCGGCTATTCAAACGAAGCAGGTACTCTCCCAAAAATTACGAGACCAGCAGCGTAAACTTATCCAAGAAGAGTTTGAGGAACTAGAAGGCACAGTTTTACAAGCTAGAGCGCTAAGATTTGAACGCCAATCGGTGATTATGGCGATTAGCAGTGGCTTTGGTCAGCCAGAAGTCGAAGCGGAATTGCCCAAGCGGGAGCAGCTCCCCAATGATAACTATCGCATCAATGCCACATTTAAGGTGTTTCTCAAAAAGGTGCGCGAAGGTCCTCATCGGGGGCCACAGCTTGTCGTTTCCAGAGGGGCGGCGGGTTTGGTGGTTTATTTATTTGCTAACGAAGTTCCCGAAATCGAAGACGAAGTCGTGCGGATTGTGGCTGTGGCACGGGAAGCCAACCCTCCCTCTCGCCATGTCGGCCCTAGAACTAAAATTGCCGTTGATACTCTAGAGCGAGATGTTGATCCGGTTGGGGCTTGTATTGGGGCTAGGGGATCGCGCATTCAAGTCGTGGTCAATGAATTACGGGGTGAAAAAATTGACGTGATTCGCTGGTCGCCTGACCCATCCACCTATATTGCCAACGCTCTCAGCCCAGCACGGGTGGAGCAAGTGCTACTGGTCAATCCAGAAGGACGTCAGGCGCATGTTTTAGTGCCGGAAGACCAGCTCAGTTTAGCGATTGGGAAAGAAGGTCAGAATGTTCGCCTTGCGGCTCGCCTCACCGGCTGGAAGATTGATATTAAAGATGTGGCTAAGTACGATTATGAGGCCGAACATCGCAAAATAGAGGCATTAATCGCCAGTTCTCCTGATGTTGACGAGATCTACGAGGAGGATGAAGAAGAAGTCGTAGAAACACTGAATCTGAAGGATTCAGAGCCAGTGGATGAAAGGCTCGATCAAGAAGAGGAGTAGGAGACGAATTTGGCTTAGTGCTCCGTTGGCATTGGCCTTTTCAGTATGATGGCGCTTGGTGCGGCTCTCTTGTGCGATCGCTACTCAAGTTAAACGCCTTAAACGGTTCACAACAGACAACAACACTTGTTTGCCTTTAAGGAATACAAAACCTCTCACCCATTCTATGGAGCCTAACTATCGTCGTTGTCTGAGCTGCCGCAAGGTGGCTCCCAAAAAGGCGTTCTGGCGCGTTGTCCGACTCTACCCATCGCGACAGGTACAATTAGATCAGGGGATGGGGCGTTCTGCTTACCTCTGTCCTCAAGCAAGTTGTCTGGCAGCAGCTCAAAAGAAAAACCGATTGGGGCGGAGTCTTCGTACCTCCGTACCCGAAAAACTTTATGAAGCTCTATGGCAGCGTTTAGCCCCTAAACCAGCAACACCAACTCAACCCAGGGAAGGAGAGATAGAACCG of the Allocoleopsis franciscana PCC 7113 genome contains:
- the nusA gene encoding transcription termination factor NusA produces the protein MSIVALPGLKKMIEEISQSHNLPKSAVQQALREALLKGYERYRRAQRLDRYHFEEEYFNNFEVDLDIDEEGFRVLSTKTIVEEVSNSDHQISLQEVQEVASEAQLGDSVVLDVTPDQSEFGRMAAIQTKQVLSQKLRDQQRKLIQEEFEELEGTVLQARALRFERQSVIMAISSGFGQPEVEAELPKREQLPNDNYRINATFKVFLKKVREGPHRGPQLVVSRGAAGLVVYLFANEVPEIEDEVVRIVAVAREANPPSRHVGPRTKIAVDTLERDVDPVGACIGARGSRIQVVVNELRGEKIDVIRWSPDPSTYIANALSPARVEQVLLVNPEGRQAHVLVPEDQLSLAIGKEGQNVRLAARLTGWKIDIKDVAKYDYEAEHRKIEALIASSPDVDEIYEEDEEEVVETLNLKDSEPVDERLDQEEE
- a CDS encoding YlxR family protein; the protein is MEPNYRRCLSCRKVAPKKAFWRVVRLYPSRQVQLDQGMGRSAYLCPQASCLAAAQKKNRLGRSLRTSVPEKLYEALWQRLAPKPATPTQPREGEIEP
- the rimP gene encoding ribosome maturation factor RimP, which translates into the protein MTHPLIPQLIDLATPVAENLGLEVVGAVFHTNRRPPVLRVDIRNCADDTSLDDCERMSRALEEQLDALDLIPDSYVLEISSPGISRELTTDREFISFKGFSVIVKTSEPFEGHTEWRGKLIRRDDTGVYLNQKGRALAIPRPLIIRVQLEEKV